A window of the Thalassospira indica genome harbors these coding sequences:
- a CDS encoding aa3-type cytochrome c oxidase subunit IV, whose protein sequence is MQGSDYDEGLVHHHEEGWHHWTKFMLWSVISIGVLLLLMAAFLID, encoded by the coding sequence ATGCAAGGAAGCGATTACGACGAAGGCCTGGTGCACCACCACGAGGAAGGCTGGCACCACTGGACAAAATTCATGCTCTGGAGCGTGATCTCGATCGGGGTCCTGTTGCTGCTGATGGCCGCATTCCTGATCGATTGA
- a CDS encoding AAA family ATPase, translated as MTKPLSALQPRDRSLMPQDGAKVGTLHLLCGKIAAGKSTLAAELARKPGTVLIAEDEWLSTLFGDQMCSVADYVRLSDKLRSVMGPHVAMVLGAGVSVVLDFPANTVGLRRWMRGILDDAGADHVLHYLDMDDDVCINRLRVRNRAGSHQFAASDAQFHQINAAFVPPMEEEGFNVMRYETDIL; from the coding sequence ATGACCAAGCCCTTATCAGCGTTACAACCACGTGATCGATCCTTGATGCCGCAAGACGGTGCCAAGGTCGGAACCCTTCATTTGCTGTGTGGCAAGATTGCCGCGGGTAAATCAACCCTTGCCGCGGAACTCGCGCGCAAGCCCGGCACGGTTCTGATTGCCGAGGATGAATGGCTCTCGACGCTTTTTGGTGATCAGATGTGCTCGGTTGCGGATTATGTCCGGCTATCGGACAAATTGCGCAGCGTGATGGGGCCGCATGTGGCGATGGTGCTGGGTGCGGGTGTTTCGGTGGTGCTGGATTTTCCGGCCAATACAGTCGGCCTCAGGCGGTGGATGCGGGGCATCCTTGATGATGCCGGGGCCGATCATGTTTTGCATTATCTTGATATGGACGATGATGTCTGTATCAACCGCCTTCGGGTGCGCAACCGGGCCGGAAGCCATCAGTTCGCCGCCAGTGATGCCCAGTTCCATCAGATCAATGCGGCCTTTGTCCCACCGATGGAGGAGGAGGGGTTTAACGTCATGCGCTATGAGACAGATATACTCTGA
- a CDS encoding HEPN domain-containing protein, whose translation MSSYFDDFKFIIEEIVRFRKIAPENWQKELSLYDVLSSVDAVDGRGSIICGEKAGARFRSIAEKAISKSPALCGKILPQELVPFLKQAFTCRILGARGTVTDKDITQLVRDARYAAKKVLQDRTFYIPCNLAKDSHQESFSIGPVRFTKPELAFEEIRESPLEHSDANLDGATEYYSQFNWVARISVEKSSPKLSSARAHEILELVFDALTATFSSSKSQQLGFKGGPPVPKRSFEVTANSNSGVQIVHNVSWQQHSLQDDWLSAVTELDFNKFLSAIGRILMPSIYDNPAFNLAHRFLNSLRWYGDAANDVNKSARIVKFTVAIEILLLTGALKDREKTRVFSLRGQALFAGLEEAKDAQAMRDFKWLYGIRSDIVHGRKRQGTITMSDVTRAERLCRLSLFYAIQLFEQIGFDSENKLESTFDELTRVNRGGRSERAK comes from the coding sequence ATGTCGAGTTACTTTGACGATTTTAAGTTCATTATTGAGGAAATCGTTCGTTTTCGGAAAATTGCGCCCGAAAATTGGCAAAAGGAACTCTCACTTTACGACGTGCTTTCCAGTGTTGACGCCGTAGATGGAAGGGGATCAATCATCTGTGGCGAAAAAGCAGGTGCTCGGTTCCGTTCTATCGCGGAAAAAGCAATTTCAAAAAGTCCTGCTCTTTGCGGAAAAATTCTTCCGCAGGAACTTGTTCCTTTTTTGAAGCAAGCTTTTACGTGCCGTATCCTTGGGGCACGCGGTACCGTGACAGATAAAGATATCACGCAATTGGTTCGTGACGCTCGATATGCGGCCAAGAAAGTTCTTCAAGACAGGACATTCTACATTCCTTGCAATTTAGCAAAAGACTCTCATCAAGAGAGCTTTTCTATTGGGCCAGTCCGTTTTACTAAGCCTGAACTAGCTTTTGAAGAAATCCGTGAGTCCCCGTTGGAACATTCTGACGCAAACCTCGACGGTGCAACTGAGTATTATAGCCAATTCAATTGGGTGGCGCGGATATCAGTTGAGAAATCTTCCCCTAAATTGTCCAGCGCCAGAGCTCACGAAATTCTTGAGCTTGTGTTTGATGCCTTAACCGCAACATTCTCTAGCTCAAAGTCTCAACAACTCGGCTTTAAAGGTGGTCCACCCGTTCCAAAGAGGTCATTTGAGGTCACCGCAAACTCGAATAGCGGGGTCCAAATAGTTCACAATGTTTCTTGGCAGCAGCACAGCCTGCAGGACGACTGGTTGTCAGCGGTCACTGAACTAGATTTCAATAAATTTCTGAGTGCTATAGGTCGGATTCTGATGCCGAGTATCTATGACAATCCAGCCTTTAATCTGGCTCATAGATTTTTAAATTCATTGAGATGGTATGGAGATGCTGCAAACGACGTAAACAAAAGTGCCCGTATAGTAAAGTTCACAGTTGCCATTGAAATACTGCTGCTAACTGGGGCTCTCAAAGACAGGGAAAAAACGCGTGTTTTTAGCCTAAGGGGGCAAGCCCTTTTTGCAGGTCTGGAAGAAGCAAAGGATGCGCAAGCCATGCGTGATTTTAAATGGCTGTATGGCATCAGATCAGACATTGTTCACGGAAGAAAACGGCAAGGTACCATTACTATGTCGGATGTCACACGTGCAGAGAGATTGTGTCGTCTTTCCTTGTTTTATGCCATCCAATTGTTCGAGCAAATCGGCTTCGACAGTGAAAATAAATTAGAAAGTACTTTTGATGAATTAACTAGGGTCAATAGAGGGGGCCGCTCTGAGCGGGCAAAATAA
- a CDS encoding aa3-type cytochrome c oxidase subunit IV: MQGNDYELTDTHVSIYHGYTNFVKWGTISIIALLILMAIFLL; encoded by the coding sequence TTGCAGGGTAACGATTACGAACTCACCGACACCCACGTCAGCATCTATCACGGCTACACCAACTTCGTGAAATGGGGCACCATCTCGATCATTGCCCTTCTGATCCTGATGGCGATCTTCCTTCTGTGA
- the purN gene encoding phosphoribosylglycinamide formyltransferase — translation MGKVTKLKLAVLISGGGSNLQAIIDACKTPDYPAEIVLVFSNQLDAGGLERGRRAGIRSEAISHKGYPGGREAYDNAVSALIEESGADLVVLAGYLRLVSESFTARWKDKLINIHPSLLPSFKGLGVHQAALDAGVKFAGCTVHYVVPEVDSGPIIAQAVVPVLPGDDAGKLAQRILRQEHRIYPQVIRWIAEGRVSVDAKGIVTVADAPQADFAEINPALEPG, via the coding sequence ATGGGAAAAGTAACCAAGTTGAAGCTCGCCGTTCTGATTTCAGGCGGCGGGTCCAACCTGCAAGCCATCATCGATGCCTGCAAGACGCCCGACTACCCGGCCGAAATCGTGCTGGTCTTTTCCAACCAGCTTGATGCGGGCGGGCTTGAACGTGGCCGTCGTGCGGGCATCCGGTCGGAGGCCATCTCGCACAAGGGCTATCCCGGCGGGCGCGAGGCCTATGACAATGCCGTCAGCGCCCTGATCGAAGAAAGCGGTGCCGACCTTGTCGTTCTCGCCGGTTACCTGCGTCTGGTCAGTGAAAGCTTTACCGCGCGCTGGAAAGACAAACTGATCAACATCCACCCGTCGCTTCTGCCAAGCTTCAAGGGCCTCGGTGTGCATCAGGCCGCCCTTGATGCCGGTGTGAAGTTTGCCGGCTGCACCGTGCATTACGTCGTCCCCGAAGTCGATAGCGGCCCGATCATCGCCCAGGCCGTGGTTCCGGTCCTGCCCGGCGACGACGCTGGCAAACTGGCGCAACGCATCCTGAGGCAAGAACACCGCATTTACCCGCAGGTCATCCGCTGGATCGCCGAAGGCCGCGTCTCGGTCGATGCCAAGGGCATCGTGACTGTGGCCGACGCACCGCAGGCCGATTTCGCTGAAATCAACCCGGCCCTTGAGCCCGGATGA
- the purM gene encoding phosphoribosylformylglycinamidine cyclo-ligase — MTTSNGLTYKDSGVDIDAGNDLVERIKPLAKATTRSGVAGGLGGFGALFDLKAAGYNDPVLVSCTDGVGTKLKVAFLADKHDTVGIDLVAMSVNDLVVQGAEPLLFLDYFATGKLSVDNAASVVGGIAEGCKQAGCALIGGETAEMPGMYADGEYDLAGFAVGAAERGELLDGSNVAEGDVILGLASSGVHSNGYSLVRKVVDMAGLGYADDAPFAPGKTVGEALLEPTKVYVKSCLAAHKAGLVKALAHITGGGLTENVPRVLPENLTAVFDASTWEYLPVFKWLAKQGGIPATEMARTFNCGIGMCVVVPADKADEAEAILREHGETVSQIGVIGPRAGDGPQVVIKNMARSWEK; from the coding sequence ATGACCACCTCTAACGGCCTTACCTATAAGGACTCCGGTGTCGATATCGATGCCGGGAATGACCTTGTCGAACGAATCAAACCGCTTGCAAAAGCAACAACCCGTTCCGGTGTTGCCGGTGGTCTTGGCGGCTTTGGCGCCCTTTTTGATCTGAAGGCCGCCGGATATAACGACCCGGTTCTGGTTTCCTGCACCGATGGTGTCGGCACCAAGCTGAAAGTCGCCTTTTTGGCCGACAAGCATGACACGGTCGGCATCGACCTTGTCGCCATGAGCGTCAATGACCTCGTCGTTCAGGGCGCAGAACCGCTTCTGTTCCTTGATTACTTCGCCACCGGCAAACTTTCGGTCGATAACGCCGCAAGTGTCGTTGGCGGCATTGCCGAGGGCTGCAAACAGGCGGGTTGTGCGCTGATCGGTGGCGAAACCGCCGAAATGCCCGGCATGTATGCCGACGGCGAATATGACCTTGCCGGTTTCGCGGTTGGTGCGGCCGAACGCGGCGAACTGCTTGATGGTTCCAACGTTGCCGAGGGCGACGTTATCCTCGGCCTCGCCTCAAGCGGTGTTCATTCCAACGGCTATTCGCTGGTGCGCAAGGTTGTCGATATGGCGGGCCTTGGCTACGCCGATGACGCCCCCTTCGCACCGGGCAAAACCGTTGGCGAAGCCCTGCTTGAACCGACCAAGGTTTATGTCAAAAGCTGCCTGGCGGCGCACAAGGCCGGTCTGGTCAAGGCACTTGCCCACATCACCGGTGGCGGTTTGACTGAAAACGTCCCGCGCGTTTTGCCCGAAAACCTGACGGCTGTGTTTGATGCCAGCACCTGGGAATATCTTCCGGTGTTTAAATGGCTCGCCAAACAGGGCGGCATTCCGGCGACCGAAATGGCGCGTACCTTTAACTGCGGCATTGGCATGTGCGTCGTTGTCCCTGCCGACAAAGCTGATGAGGCCGAAGCCATCCTGCGCGAGCACGGCGAAACCGTCAGCCAGATCGGCGTCATCGGCCCGCGTGCTGGCGATGGCCCGCAGGTCGTGATCAAAAACATGGCCCGTTCATGGGAAAAGTAA
- a CDS encoding DUF2066 domain-containing protein: MLTSLKNIKMWAGAATVAAIMAFPAAAQDIFTVSGVHVDERAETAAAARERALEIGQRKAFEEVVARLTLPEDRAGLAMPDTSTIINMVRDFGVSNEKTSSVRYIADMTVRFKDDQLRRFLRFRDISFAELQSKPVMIVPVYRTNNFVNLWDDPNPWRDVWARNIATSGLVPIKAPIGDLTDISTVSAEQAESGSMERLSQLAKRYGADVAVVASAEVSGPEGGETVDVSVTRYEPNGAPQIFGVQEKTQAGETLNETLVRAAKSVQEQLADGWKRANLINYSTGGNLMVFIPITGLADWAGIENKLIGLPVVRNSRVIAMSKREVQVSIEYVGSANQLQTALNQQNLSLSRMGELWFIQPSGADRLQGLSLGG, from the coding sequence GTGCTTACTTCATTGAAAAACATCAAGATGTGGGCGGGTGCCGCCACCGTAGCAGCCATTATGGCCTTTCCGGCAGCGGCACAGGACATTTTCACCGTCAGCGGTGTTCATGTTGACGAGCGCGCAGAAACCGCGGCTGCTGCGCGCGAGCGCGCCCTTGAAATCGGTCAGCGCAAGGCGTTTGAAGAAGTGGTTGCCCGCTTGACCCTGCCCGAAGATCGCGCCGGGCTTGCGATGCCCGATACATCAACGATTATCAATATGGTGCGCGATTTCGGGGTGTCGAACGAAAAGACATCATCGGTGCGCTATATCGCCGACATGACCGTGCGCTTCAAGGATGACCAGCTTCGCCGGTTCTTGCGGTTCCGCGATATTTCATTTGCCGAATTGCAGTCCAAACCGGTGATGATCGTGCCGGTCTATCGCACGAATAATTTCGTCAATCTGTGGGATGATCCCAATCCGTGGCGCGATGTCTGGGCGCGCAATATCGCGACATCGGGACTGGTGCCGATAAAGGCACCGATTGGCGATCTGACCGATATCAGCACCGTCTCGGCCGAGCAGGCCGAAAGCGGATCGATGGAACGTCTGTCCCAGCTTGCCAAGCGTTATGGCGCGGATGTCGCCGTGGTCGCCAGTGCCGAGGTCAGCGGGCCCGAAGGTGGCGAGACGGTTGATGTTTCCGTCACCCGCTATGAGCCCAATGGCGCACCGCAGATTTTTGGCGTGCAGGAAAAGACGCAAGCGGGCGAGACATTGAATGAAACGCTGGTGCGTGCTGCCAAATCGGTTCAGGAGCAATTGGCCGATGGCTGGAAACGCGCCAACCTGATCAATTACAGCACGGGTGGCAACCTGATGGTGTTTATCCCGATTACCGGTCTTGCCGACTGGGCAGGGATCGAGAACAAGCTGATCGGGCTGCCGGTGGTGCGCAATTCGCGGGTGATCGCGATGTCGAAACGCGAAGTGCAGGTATCAATCGAATATGTCGGATCGGCCAATCAGTTGCAGACAGCACTTAATCAGCAGAACCTTAGCCTGTCGCGGATGGGAGAACTTTGGTTCATCCAGCCGAGCGGGGCGGATCGTTTGCAGGGGCTGTCATTAGGCGGATAA